One part of the Arabidopsis thaliana chromosome 4, partial sequence genome encodes these proteins:
- a CDS encoding Acetamidase/Formamidase family protein, with product MAPASPRVVVKVDLKKRPWQQTQPLHNRWHPEIPSVAEVKTGELFRVEMVDWTGGAVKEDGSAGDIKSIDLSTVHYLSGPIKVVDEDGVAARPGDLLAVEICNLGPLPGDEWGFTASFDRENGGGFLTDHFPCATKAIWYFEGIYAYSPQIPGVRFPGLTHPGIIGTAPSKELLRIWNERERQLEEKGVESLTLCEVVHQRPLASLPTTKGCLLGNIEERTSEWERIAKEAARTIPGRENGGNCDIKNLSSGSKIYLPVFVEGANLSTGDMHFSQGDGEISFCGAIEMSGFLELKCEIIRNGMQEYLTPMGPTTLHVNPIFEIGPVEPRFSEWLVFEGISVDESGRQHYLDATVAYKRAVLNAIDYLFKFGYSKEQVYLLLSCCPCEGRISGIVDSPNAVATLAIPTAIFDQV from the exons ATGGCTCCAGCAAGTCCACGAGTGGTGGTGAAGGTGGATTTGAAGAAGAGGCCATGGCAGCAGACTCAGCCACTGCACAATAGATGGCATCCTGAGATACCATCAGTTGCAGAGGTCAAGACTGGTGAGTTGTTTAGGGTGGAAATGGTTGACTGGACGGGAGGTGCAGTCAAAGAAGATGGCTCTGCTGGCGATATTAAGAGCATAGACCTCTCTACT GTTCATTACCTGAGTGGGCCGATCAAAGTTGTGGATGAGGATGGTGTTGCAGCTAGGCCAGGTGATCTTCTTGCTGTTGAGATATGCAACTTGGGTCCTCTTCCAGGAGATGAATGGGGATTCACTGCTTCATTTGATAGAGAGAATGGCGGTGGTTTCTTGACTGACCATTTCCCTTGTGCGACCAAAGCTATTTGGTACTTTGAAGGGATTTATGCCTACTCTCCTCAAATTCCTG GAGTACGATTTCCAGGGTTGACACATCCAGGAATCATTGGCACTGCACCATCAAAAGAACTCTTGAGAATATGGAATGAAAGGGAAAGacaattagaagaaaaaggtGTTGAGTCCCTAACACTATGTGAGGTTGTGCATCAGCGGCCATTAGCAAGCCTACCAACAACTAAAGGATGTCTACTAGGAAAT ATTGAAGAGAGGACATCAGAATGGGAAAGAATTGCAAAGGAGGCTGCTAGGACAATACCAGGAAGGGAAAATGGAGGAAACTGTGACATAAAAAACCTAAGCAGTGGCTCTAAAATATATCTTCCAGTGTTTGTAGAAGGAGCTAATCTAAGCACCGGTGACATGCATTTCTCACAGGGTGATGGCGAGATCTCATTCTGTGGAGCCATAGAGATGAGTGGATTTCTAGAACTCAA GTGTGAAATCATTAGAAACGGGATGCAGGAGTACCTTACACCAATGGGACCAACCACTCTCCACGTAAACCCGATCTTTGAGATAGGGCCAGTGGAACCAAGATTCTCAGAGTGGCTTGTCTTCGAGGGTATCAGTGTCGATGAGAGCGGAAGACAACATTACCTAGATGCAACAGTTGCATACAAACGAGCAGTTCTCAACGCTATAGACTATCTCTTCAAATTCGGTTACTCAAAAGAACAG GTATATCTCTTACTCTCATGCTGTCCATGCGAAGGAAGAATATCCGGTATAGTCGATTCTCCAAATGCCGTTGCTACACTTGCAATACCCACTGCCATCTTTGATCAGGTTTGA
- a CDS encoding Acetamidase/Formamidase family protein (Acetamidase/Formamidase family protein; FUNCTIONS IN: formamidase activity, hydrolase activity, acting on carbon-nitrogen (but not peptide) bonds, in linear amides; INVOLVED IN: metabolic process; LOCATED IN: cellular_component unknown; EXPRESSED IN: 22 plant structures; EXPRESSED DURING: 13 growth stages; CONTAINS InterPro DOMAIN/s: Acetamidase/Formamidase (InterPro:IPR004304); BEST Arabidopsis thaliana protein match is: Acetamidase/Formamidase family protein (TAIR:AT4G37550.1); Has 30201 Blast hits to 17322 proteins in 780 species: Archae - 12; Bacteria - 1396; Metazoa - 17338; Fungi - 3422; Plants - 5037; Viruses - 0; Other Eukaryotes - 2996 (source: NCBI BLink).), producing MAPASPRVVVKVDLKKRPWQQTQPLHNRWHPEIPSVAEVKTGELFRVEMVDWTGGAVKEDGSAGDIKSIDLSTVHYLSGPIKVVDEDGVAARPGDLLAVEICNLGPLPGDEWGFTASFDRENGGGFLTDHFPCATKAIWYFEGIYAYSPQIPGVRFPGLTHPGIIGTAPSKELLRIWNERERQLEEKGVESLTLCEVVHQRPLASLPTTKGCLLGNIEERTSEWERIAKEAARTIPGRENGGNCDIKNLSSGSKIYLPVFVEGANLSTGDMHFSQGDGEISFCGAIEMSGFLELKCEIIRNGMQEYLTPMGPTTLHVNPIFEIGPVEPRFSEWLVFEGISVDESGRQHYLDATVAYKRAVLNAIDYLFKFGYSKEQVYLLLSCCPCEGRISGIVDSPNAVATLAIPTAIFDQDIRPKTRKVPTGARIVKKPDVMKSTYDGKLPITKNSSSSS from the exons ATGGCTCCAGCAAGTCCACGAGTGGTGGTGAAGGTGGATTTGAAGAAGAGGCCATGGCAGCAGACTCAGCCACTGCACAATAGATGGCATCCTGAGATACCATCAGTTGCAGAGGTCAAGACTGGTGAGTTGTTTAGGGTGGAAATGGTTGACTGGACGGGAGGTGCAGTCAAAGAAGATGGCTCTGCTGGCGATATTAAGAGCATAGACCTCTCTACT GTTCATTACCTGAGTGGGCCGATCAAAGTTGTGGATGAGGATGGTGTTGCAGCTAGGCCAGGTGATCTTCTTGCTGTTGAGATATGCAACTTGGGTCCTCTTCCAGGAGATGAATGGGGATTCACTGCTTCATTTGATAGAGAGAATGGCGGTGGTTTCTTGACTGACCATTTCCCTTGTGCGACCAAAGCTATTTGGTACTTTGAAGGGATTTATGCCTACTCTCCTCAAATTCCTG GAGTACGATTTCCAGGGTTGACACATCCAGGAATCATTGGCACTGCACCATCAAAAGAACTCTTGAGAATATGGAATGAAAGGGAAAGacaattagaagaaaaaggtGTTGAGTCCCTAACACTATGTGAGGTTGTGCATCAGCGGCCATTAGCAAGCCTACCAACAACTAAAGGATGTCTACTAGGAAAT ATTGAAGAGAGGACATCAGAATGGGAAAGAATTGCAAAGGAGGCTGCTAGGACAATACCAGGAAGGGAAAATGGAGGAAACTGTGACATAAAAAACCTAAGCAGTGGCTCTAAAATATATCTTCCAGTGTTTGTAGAAGGAGCTAATCTAAGCACCGGTGACATGCATTTCTCACAGGGTGATGGCGAGATCTCATTCTGTGGAGCCATAGAGATGAGTGGATTTCTAGAACTCAA GTGTGAAATCATTAGAAACGGGATGCAGGAGTACCTTACACCAATGGGACCAACCACTCTCCACGTAAACCCGATCTTTGAGATAGGGCCAGTGGAACCAAGATTCTCAGAGTGGCTTGTCTTCGAGGGTATCAGTGTCGATGAGAGCGGAAGACAACATTACCTAGATGCAACAGTTGCATACAAACGAGCAGTTCTCAACGCTATAGACTATCTCTTCAAATTCGGTTACTCAAAAGAACAG GTATATCTCTTACTCTCATGCTGTCCATGCGAAGGAAGAATATCCGGTATAGTCGATTCTCCAAATGCCGTTGCTACACTTGCAATACCCACTGCCATCTTTGATCAG GATATTCGTCCAAAGACCCGAAAAGTTCCAACAGGAGCTCGGATAGTGAAGAAGCCAGACGTTATGAAGAGCACATATGATGGAAAACTTCCAATTACAAAGAATTCAAGTTCTTCCTCTTAG
- a CDS encoding Acetamidase/Formamidase family protein, with amino-acid sequence MAPLSPRVVVKVDLKKKPWQQDQPLHNRWHPEIPPVAEVKAGEFFRVEMIDAMGGVIKDNDSASDIKNLVLTTTHHLSGPIRVVDEEGVAAKAGDLLAVEICNLGPLPGDEWGFTGSFDRENGGGFLTDHFPCATKAIWYFEGIYAYSPQIPGVRFPGLTHPGVIGTAPSNELLRIWNDRERQLEESGVESLTLCEVVHQRPLACLPTTKGCLLGNIEEGTPEWERIANEAARTIPGRENGGNCDIKNLSRGSKIYLPVFVEGANLSTGDMHFSQGDGEISFCGAIEMSGFLELKCEIIRNGMQEYLTPMGPTPLHVNPIFEIGPVEPRFSEWLVFEGISVDESGKQHYLDATVAYKRAVLNAIDYLFKFGYSKEQVYLLLSCCPCEGRLSGIVDSPNAVATLAIPTAIFDQVSILPLCSLHKSKSFCINLLSLLCSSPSSLNNLLATEKIGMQIC; translated from the exons ATGGCTCCACTGAGTCCAAGAGTAGTGGTGAAGgtggatttgaagaagaagccatggcAGCAGGACCAGCCATTGCACAATAGATGGCATCCGGAGATACCACCAGTAGCAGAGGTCAAGGCTGGTGAGTTTTTCCGGGTAGAAATGATTGATGCAATGGGAGGTGTTATCAAAGACAATGACTCTGCAAGCGATATCAAGAACCTAGTCCTAACTACT ACTCATCACCTAAGTGGGCCGATTAGGGTTGTAGATGAGGAAGGTGTTGCAGCTAAAGCAGGTGATCTTCTTGCTGTTGAGATATGCAACTTGGGTCCTCTTCCAGGAGATGAATGGGGATTCACTGGTTCGTTTGATAGAGAGAATGGTGGCGGTTTCTTGACTGACCATTTCCCTTGTGCGACCAAAGCTATTTGGTACTTTGAAGGGATCTATGCCTACTCTCCTCAGATTCCTg GAGTACGATTTCCGGGTTTGACACACCCAGGAGTCATTGGCACTGCACCATCGAATGAACTCTTGAGAATATGGAATGATAGGGAAAGACAATTAGAAGAAAGTGGTGTTGAGTCCCTAACACTATGTGAGGTAGTGCATCAGCGGCCATTAGCATGCCTACCAACAACTAAAGGATGTCTCCTCGGGAAT ATTGAAGAAGGAACACCAGAATGGGAAAGGATTGCAAACGAGGCTGCGAGGACAATACCAGGAAGAGAAAACGGAGGAAACTGTGACATTAAAAACCTAAGCAGAGGCTCTAAAATATATCTTCCAGTATTTGTTGAAGGGGCTAATCTAAGCACAGGAGACATGCATTTCTCACAAGGTGATGGTGAGATCTCGTTCTGCGGAGCCATCGAGATGAGTGGATTTCTAGAACTCAA GTGTGAAATCATAAGAAATGGGATGCAAGAGTACCTTACGCCAATGGGACCTACCCCTCTCCATGTAAACCCAATCTTTGAGATAGGACCAGTGGAACCGAGGTTCTCAGAGTGGCTTGTCTTCGAAGGTATCAGTGTCGATGAGAGCGGAAAACAGCATTACCTAGATGCAACAGTTGCTTACAAACGGGCAGTTCTCAACGCCATAGACtatcttttcaaatttggttacTCAAAAGAACAG GTGTACCTCTTACTCTCATGTTGTCCATGTGAAGGAAGACTATCTGGGATAGTTGATTCTCCGAATGCCGTTGCTACACTAGCAATACCTACAGCCATCTTTGATCAGGTATCAATTTTGCCCCTCTGTTCTTTGCATAAGTCAAAAAGCTTCTGTATAAACCTCTTGAGTTTACTCTGTTCTTCACCCTCGTCTCTCAATAATTTGTTAGCAACTGAAAAGATAGGAATGCAAATATGTTAA
- a CDS encoding Acetamidase/Formamidase family protein, producing the protein MAGVRFPGLTHPGVIGTAPSNELLRIWNDRERQLEESGVESLTLCEVVHQRPLACLPTTKGCLLGNIEEGTPEWERIANEAARTIPGRENGGNCDIKNLSRGSKIYLPVFVEGANLSTGDMHFSQGDGEISFCGAIEMSGFLELKCEIIRNGMQEYLTPMGPTPLHVNPIFEIGPVEPRFSEWLVFEGISVDESGKQHYLDATVAYKRAVLNAIDYLFKFGYSKEQVYLLLSCCPCEGRLSGIVDSPNAVATLAIPTAIFDQDIRPKNRKVPVGPRVVRKPDVLKSTYDGKLPITKNPSSSS; encoded by the exons ATGGCAGGAGTACGATTTCCGGGTTTGACACACCCAGGAGTCATTGGCACTGCACCATCGAATGAACTCTTGAGAATATGGAATGATAGGGAAAGACAATTAGAAGAAAGTGGTGTTGAGTCCCTAACACTATGTGAGGTAGTGCATCAGCGGCCATTAGCATGCCTACCAACAACTAAAGGATGTCTCCTCGGGAAT ATTGAAGAAGGAACACCAGAATGGGAAAGGATTGCAAACGAGGCTGCGAGGACAATACCAGGAAGAGAAAACGGAGGAAACTGTGACATTAAAAACCTAAGCAGAGGCTCTAAAATATATCTTCCAGTATTTGTTGAAGGGGCTAATCTAAGCACAGGAGACATGCATTTCTCACAAGGTGATGGTGAGATCTCGTTCTGCGGAGCCATCGAGATGAGTGGATTTCTAGAACTCAA GTGTGAAATCATAAGAAATGGGATGCAAGAGTACCTTACGCCAATGGGACCTACCCCTCTCCATGTAAACCCAATCTTTGAGATAGGACCAGTGGAACCGAGGTTCTCAGAGTGGCTTGTCTTCGAAGGTATCAGTGTCGATGAGAGCGGAAAACAGCATTACCTAGATGCAACAGTTGCTTACAAACGGGCAGTTCTCAACGCCATAGACtatcttttcaaatttggttacTCAAAAGAACAG GTGTACCTCTTACTCTCATGTTGTCCATGTGAAGGAAGACTATCTGGGATAGTTGATTCTCCGAATGCCGTTGCTACACTAGCAATACCTACAGCCATCTTTGATCAG GATATTAGGCCAAAGAATCGGAAGGTTCCAGTAGGACCTCGGGTTGTGAGGAAACCAGATGTACTGAAGAGCACATATGATGGAAAGCTTCCAATTACAAAGAATCCAAGTTCTTCCTCTTAG